In Alphaproteobacteria bacterium, a single window of DNA contains:
- the secG gene encoding preprotein translocase subunit SecG, translated as MITFLLVVHIIIAIGLVFFILMQHSEGGASGFVSGQMGNVMSIRGTANFMTKTTAILATLFFLSSIGLAMYSKSASKPKSIADSFKTHAPEAKKEDAKPQVPVAPIAGQAPKAVTPPLDTPKVEEKAPATTPVQVPSSTEAPKTEASKTEATSTAQPEASAPTSNVAQPAEVPVAPQENNEAPKN; from the coding sequence ATGATCACTTTTCTATTGGTTGTTCATATTATCATTGCGATCGGCCTAGTTTTCTTCATCCTTATGCAGCACAGCGAAGGTGGTGCCTCGGGATTTGTTTCTGGTCAAATGGGCAACGTTATGTCCATTCGTGGAACAGCTAATTTTATGACAAAAACAACAGCAATTCTTGCCACGCTTTTCTTTTTATCAAGCATTGGTCTTGCAATGTATTCAAAATCTGCAAGCAAGCCTAAATCAATTGCTGATTCATTTAAAACGCATGCTCCAGAAGCTAAAAAAGAAGATGCTAAACCTCAAGTCCCTGTTGCACCAATTGCAGGACAAGCCCCAAAAGCTGTGACACCTCCTTTAGATACACCTAAAGTTGAAGAAAAAGCACCAGCAACTACGCCTGTTCAAGTGCCATCATCTACTGAAGCGCCAAAGACTGAAGCGTCCAAAACTGAAGCAACAAGTACAGCACAGCCAGAAGCTTCTGCTCCAACTTCTAATGTTGCTCAACCTGCTGAAGTGCCAGTGGCACCACAAGAAAATAATGAAGCGCCCAAAAATTAA
- the tpiA gene encoding triose-phosphate isomerase yields MQKLIVANWKMYGSKTMAEAFLKTFLDSKTDTYTYIFCPPFTLLASFEKFLNSQKYILGAQNCSSFENGAFTGDISAEMLKEFNCSYCLIGHSERRQIYHEDDEKILTAKIQQLLKQQITPIFCVGESLEDKKQGTAFQKIEHQLNVLKGINDEIVIAYEPIWAIGTNKVPNIQEINEMHQFIKNLYLKPLKVLYGGSVNPQNAADILTSDQVDGILVGRASLEVASLLALKER; encoded by the coding sequence ATGCAAAAATTAATTGTCGCCAATTGGAAAATGTACGGTTCAAAGACCATGGCGGAGGCATTTCTAAAGACGTTTTTAGATTCAAAAACAGATACTTACACTTACATTTTTTGCCCTCCTTTCACACTTTTAGCGTCATTTGAAAAATTTTTGAATAGCCAAAAATATATATTAGGGGCACAAAATTGTTCTTCATTTGAAAATGGTGCTTTTACAGGTGACATTTCAGCTGAAATGCTAAAAGAATTCAATTGTTCTTATTGTCTTATAGGGCATTCTGAAAGACGGCAAATTTATCATGAAGATGACGAAAAAATATTAACGGCCAAAATTCAACAATTATTAAAACAGCAAATCACACCTATTTTTTGTGTGGGTGAAAGCCTAGAAGATAAAAAACAAGGAACAGCTTTTCAAAAAATTGAACATCAATTGAATGTACTGAAAGGGATAAACGATGAAATTGTTATCGCCTATGAACCGATCTGGGCGATTGGCACAAACAAGGTACCAAACATTCAAGAAATTAACGAAATGCATCAATTTATAAAAAACCTTTACTTAAAACCTTTGAAAGTCCTTTATGGAGGATCCGTCAATCCCCAGAATGCAGCTGATATTCTTACCTCAGATCAAGTTGACGGCATTCTTGTAGGGCGCGCAAGCCTTGAAGTTGCATCACTTTTGGCATTGAAAGAACGTTAA